tccgtaaattgcattttgtgtgCGTTGCTTGTATTGTGCTAACTGTGAAAAAAGACCAACAAAAAACGTGAGTATAAACATTTACTCAAATGCCGCACGATGGGCCTGATTTAGTTTAGCCATTTTTTACATCACATTCGCCGGATTTAGATTCCAGAAATGGCTAGCAATAGCCGCGTAGACATGGATCCTGATGTTGCCCGGAGGCTGTTTGAGGATGGGGCCACCCTGGTGTTGCTGGGTGTCCCTCAGGGCACAGAATTTGGCATTGACTGCAATAGTTGGCAGGTTGGTCCCCGTTTTCGGGGTGTGAAGATGATCCCCCCCGGCCTGCACTTCGTAAACTACTGCTCCGTCAACCCACCGAGCTGTGGAGGGGAAGTTGGCCCAAAAACAGGCATGTTTCTCAGTCTCCAACCGAGAGACATCCTGTTGGCTAACTGGGACCCCAAAGAAGAGGATCTGGACTTCTCTGCCTCCCAGAATGAGGAAGAAGTAAGCAGAGTCCGAGCGAATCTGCAGGATCTGGACCCGTACCTCGGACCTTATCCTTATGAGTTGATGAGGAAGTGGGTGTCCCTCACGGACCATCTGAGTGAGGAAGTGGCCAAAAGCTTGCAGCCCCTCTCAGGTCGAGTACGCGCCTACAGCGACGTTGTCCCCGAGGTGGACTTCAGGCACACCAAGGACCGGGCCCAGCAGCCCAGGAACGACACCGCCTGCCAGACGATGAAGGAGGGACTGGACAGGCTCCCCAAGATGAAGCAGAGGGAGGGGACCCAGTTGCGCTTCTCTGTCATCCCAGATAAGACTTACCCACCCGGTGCCACTCCCGCCCAGATCACGCAGTGCAGCCTGGACTTCACGTATGCCTTGGAGTCTGTGCTTGACAAGAACCACAAGCAGAATCCTCTAAACCTGCTCGGTGAGTGTCTCCATAGGTCATTATCACACACAACTCGTCAATGTGATGTaaccttttaaagccacacataCTCTAAATCACAGATTATCGTATGGAATAGGGCGacccaaagaaaataataaaataaaaaaagattgtttcCTAATCAGTTTAATTGTCTGTGTAGGTCATAATCTGCAAAGATTTAATAAGGACGTGCaatttaataaaatggatgaaactAAGGGactttgtaaaaatgttatCCTTTAATGTCctgaactgaatttgaaatggaaaatttCCCAGGTGAGCTCCAGTTTGCCTTTGTGTGTTTCCTGTTTGGAAACGTGTACGAGGGCTTTGAGCACTGGAAGCGCCTTCTCAGCCTGCTCTGTCGAGCCGAGGTGGCCATGCGGAAGCACAAGGAGCTCTTCCTCGGGCTCATCGCCGTGCTCTACCACCAGCTGGGGGAAATCCCTCCGGACTTCTTTGTGGACATCGTGTCTCAGAGCAACTTCCTCACGTCTACACTGCAGGTACGTGCTTCAGAAGGTAAAACCCGTTGGTGCTGTTTTCTCATCCAGGTTTTCAGAGTGACttaattcttattatttttttccccggcAGGACTTTTTCCAGTTCGCCAGCGGGCCTGGAGTGGATGGAGCGCTCTGCAAAAGAGCGGAGAAGTTCAAAGCTCACCTGACCAAAAAGTTTTCCTGGGATTTCGACGCAGACTTGGATGATTGCGCCCCGGTGGTGGTGGACCTTCCCGAGGGTTTTACAGTGGACTGACTTCTCGCTCATTGGAAGTTGGGCCAAACTTGGTAAATTTATAATTTTCAGGTTACAGTTTAAAAGCATATGATCGGTTTCACCCTGCTTTGCCACTTTCTAACCATACATATCTTCATATGTGGAATTTTTATTATGTACACGTTTGTATTGTTTCACTGACATTTCCGTTAAATCTGTCAAGACTAATTAATAAGAATGGATAAATGAGTCTTTAATGGTGGGTAAACTACTAACAGTTAAAACTTTGTGAGTCATGGAAAATGTATGACAATAAGTCTGTGTATTCCGTGATGCAACTCAAAGTACAGCAGGATAATATTATGGCTGAAGCATCTGTAcatgtaaaactaaaaaaaaaaaaagacttggttAGTGTTTTATGTCAACAAATCATTCTTCCAATTTCATTTTGCAAAAACGTTAAGGAAGTGTATTTTCTCTTCTAATTTTGTGAAGAGGTTGTAGTATCGGACAGTGACAGCAGGTGGCGGTGCTTGGCAAAAGGTAAATTCACGTAAGTATTGGCGCAGACTCTTCGTCTTTTCAGTGCAAATGTGGTCAAATAGATAAACACTTGCGTTAGCCTACTTCTTACGACATCAGCAATAGGGTCCTGTGTTGATTTGATTCACTTTGCCTTGATTCCACAAAGTTTATCCTTTATGCAAAAAAGAGTATAATCTACTTAGCAGTATTATAATTGATTGGTGACTTGTTAACAACTTTTCTTACTCTGCATCCACCAGGACGGGCAATGGTATGTTTTTGGTTATACTCGGgctttgtgattaaaaaacaacaacaacaaaaaaacttttaaagacttgtttttttattcatggtCTTGTATCATCTGTGCGAGTTATTTTCCTCATATGCAACTGAAAGACGCGACTGGTTTGGATCACATCGTGGAAACAACATGGGAAACATGTAATCAACATTTGcggtctcttgttttttttcccacttctgAGGTTGAAATCGGATGTTGTCGTTGAATGCTTATTCCGGAGCGGCCCTTTGAGGACAGAATTGACATTTTAGGCTGTATTTCAGTGATGAAATTATGTACAGTAGGCCGGCATTTGTCTTGGGAAGGCTTGCATGCTGTTTGCTATATTTTGGTGTGGCGTTTGTCATCCATTTCCTTAaggggccactgtcatgaaatgcatgatttttagtatgttgttaatgaaaaaaatggcagccaacatggacccatgtgttttatcaccacaaacatgattttgacatatacagctttttgtaactcctgccatgaaaatcctcgcgagggatttgttttcgagaagaagcaggaagtgacgtacagggcgggaccaccctcaagtggactcttttgtttctattagttttacctccgggaaagtagctcgttgttcctttgtgttagccaaaatgctggctggGTGCATTGCTGGacgttgcttgaacactcgggaggatgcaCTTACCCGTCgttaagtttgcaagagacccggttcgtcatgaaaaatggatcgcatgggtgcaaaggacgacagcttcgtgggttccaaataggtaggtgtgtatacagctattaaaaaaaaaataatagtttgaggcGGAGCACCTAATCGGTCTCTCGtagcgtaacaaaagatccccgtACGTGTGTCAGGCGTGCAAAATGTGTCGATATGCGCGTTGGcggcgtcgggctcgccagcgaaggctgctgcgtcggctCGTGGACGGCAggggctatgaacaatgctccCGACAAtagcgcactcagccgcgtgcgacgacaacgccataaagcagCCCAgatcggctccgtgataagccgcTTTGGCTGAGGTGCCGGTCCCGCTGGTCACAACTTCGGCGAAgactgcgcgtcgggctcgcagaCTGCGGCGACTCTGAACAACTCTGgcaacaatgccgcactcagccgcgtgcaacgacAATGCTGTAAAGTGCCCCAGCTCgccggtgttgttcatcgcggacggtgGTAGCTATGAACAACGGCGTAAAGCGGTGCCGGGCCGTGATGGCTTatttccgccgcggaagtggattggacggggaggtggtttggctgtgatcgcatatcatctgaatatggctcgaaagaatagggtaatattgccccggtaacttcactcggttgtgtgatgttctcttcgtcgaaaagagcttccgtgtcagaaggggcgtgttcatcttcCATAGTTGGGGCCACCacgtgttttctatggcgaatatccggggtgacgtcacggacaggagatgcagccaatatggcgaccacttggatgtcgtcgaatcaCACTTCCGCAacattgcgcatggatgacgaactctccgcttatatttatttttttgtttagacattgaagtgaataatgttataaatatttttcattactatatctattttagaaggtttataggcatgacacttgacctctaAGGTACTCCCAGGACCGGTCACCAGTTAATTGTAGATCAATGGCCATCAGGCTGACACCCTCTCACCCTCACACTCTCTTCCATGGACAATGCATGTGACTGCTTGACTAAGCAGTTTGATATTCATTATGACACATTTCACCATGGGTGTATAATAACAATCAATTATTCATTGACTGATGGGTTTTAATCAGTCATgcattggaaatgttttttttttattgcatcctGATGCAGACAGGCGGCATTTTTGATGGGAAACCACATGCTGCACTTTGTCTTGCCTGCCCGATGTGACATGGTTAAAACCAAATAATCTAAGCGGTGATGGCCATTGATAATTATATTTTGGCACTTCCAGATTGTttggggagaatttttttttttttttttcacaaaaagcaATTTACCacaattgaagtttttttttttttttttttttgtcaagaaaattCCTCATGGAAAGATCAAAAGCCCGGAAATCTATATTAAGAAGTTATAAATCAAAAAACACCAAAGTCAGGAGTGCAAGAGACAAATGGCATGGAATATGCAAATGGTAACTGACCAAAACCAAGATACTAAATAGATTAACGACGCAAAAACGGCGGTGAAGGCACAATGGAAGGGAaagagctgattggctgtcatgaAAGAATAGCGGGTAAACTTTTCACAAGATGGTGAAAATGTAGAGACGAGATCAGGGATAGCTCCTTGTGCCAAATCAACTTACTGTCCTGGTGCCGTGTCATTTAGCTTACACTGCTAGTAGGACAATACAAGTATCCTATGGAAGTcaatatgtgccaccgggagttgaatttgaaatgccacagaaactaggatttgaatttgaaatgtaaagtgatcacattttcaatagttgtatttcagtttaactttctaacgttaacaattcaactggctacaatttgccgtctaaaattcaccatctgtgccaccaggcagggttacttcaggtcagaaccaaacagccagccaatcgcagttacggtttcttagtatgtgacgtcactttACTacgaaagcgtaactgcgagcTACATTTCTAACAAACTTTACTTCTCTTTGCATACCTTTATCTTTATAGTGTAgttcaggggtgctaaatgccTTGATCACCATCAACCGGTCGTttgcgaggcagtttcggtcgatcgtGACGGcttgccaagaaaaaaaaaagacaatagccatacatatattttttttaacctttggcTCGCCGCAATGGACGCAAACAACGACAGTTCAGGACAACaggctgtcagtgagttcccctcTATTTTAAGATCTCACTTAAGAAATTTTATCAAACAGTAttgatgctgcagtaaagaagccaaaaacgtatcactttcatacggaatgggaggcggacaattTTTTAAAGATGTAATTTTCAAAGTAGGTTTGCCTCATCCATCAGTGTAGTAAAATGTGtcgcggcattttcgaactgtttatgaataaatatgacaccgacattccactgaaaagcaagctgaaaatgagaaaagtgaatgaactaaaatcccaattggcgcacagcagtcacttttcacacaatctAATTCAACTGCGATAGCTGCCGCTGAAGCATCGTtacgggttcgtcacatcatcgtgaataacaagaagtccttccaagacgcaGTGATGGTAAAAGAGgtatagctgactcgttgttccgatcttttaaaaataaggcagaaatattatcttcaataaaatctctgccgctgtaaaggagtacagttacatgaGGCTGTGAAgtcatggctgatgtgtgggaggacatcggagattgagtgttttctcactgcagttggacgaatccactgacatgagtgacacagctcaggtgtgcattttcattcgtatggtgtttagtgatcatcaacgtgaactcagatagttataaaaaaaaggtttaaagttaattatgttgtgtaatattggctcatgcggttatgcaaggcacacaaacatacatttacacataaagaatcctcaatatactttaaaataaataaaaataaatattatattgactatgtaaaaaaaaaaaaaaaaaaaaactggggtcACGCAGTGTTTGATTTCCTTTATAAAATGTAGTAATTTaatatctttttattttgttgtcagCATCCAGCAATTCAGTGcacatttgatgtttttctCCTCTGCTTTTTCCCCATCGCTACCTTTTGTGCACCTTTGTGAAATTGAGTTTTCCTTTCTCCTGGTGTCTCGACGAAGCTTCATGTCTGAGAGGCACGATTGTATTAATGCCTTTTATTCTCTCCCCATTACATGCGAGTGCAGTTTGGGCTCGGTCATATTTGGTTTCGGTACCGATTGGGCGGGTGGCAGTGTGCTCAAAGCAGAGATGGATGATGTTAGAAGTCTTAACTGGAAATGTAATCCAAACCAGTTATGTGTGAACACTACGGTTTTGTTTGAATGATCTGCTCAAGCAATTAGAGGCAGGAGCTGAAACCGAACCGGTCGGGTTTGGGGGCGCGTCCGCCATTATGATCATGTACTGTAATCTTGCAAACCAGTATTTCCCCTACGGAGCCACTGACAGAGAGAAAGCAGTTGAGTGGCACAGAGAATACGCTGATAAGATGCAATGCCATGTTTGACTGGTCTCATAAATGTGTCTGCACTCATGAGCTCCATCTTTCATGAGAGCTTAACCAAACATTGGCCAAGTCCTATTTTAATCAAGCTGGGTTTAGATAAGCCGCATGTCCTTTCTTTGCCCCTCATCTCTACTGGGCCAGAGTCCATCAGATAGCTGTCGCCCCCACCACCcctactcacacacacaaacacacacacacacctgcccaTCACATGACTGATCGCTGACTTCCATTTTTACTGACTGTTGTCTTTGGCAGGGACGGCCCAAGCATGAACTCTGGTAAACCTTGTCACAGCAGACAGGATTCGAATACCCAATCACCGCTGCTCATTTTTCACCCTACCactacttcatccatccattttcttagccgcttatactcacgagggtcacggggaggaggcggggtacacccttaactggttgccagccaatcgcagggcacatagagacaaacagtcgcactcacaattactcgtagggacaatttagagtgtccaattaatgttgcatgtttttgggatgttggaggaaaccaaagtgcctggagaaaaccatcgcaggtatggggagaacatgcaaactccacacaggcgaggtcagcattgaacccgggtcctcagaactgtgaggcctatgctttccagctgcgtccCTACctctacttttgttttttttttcaattttgtgtgtAGAGGTTGAGATTcagactggggaaaaaaaaaagtcagttcagttgactacaaaaattgaTCGACGCAAAATTTTTGCcaagtggaaataaaaaaatataactcCTAGGGCCAGTAAAATACATAGcctaaaaaaatgacagagaagtaCCTGTCAGTGATTTTGAAGGCACTGTTAGATGTGTAATGTGCATGCAGCATGATGTACGAGTGAGCTGAATGGTACTTCGTGTTTTCTTACTTGTGTAATCGGTAGCATACTAATGCAAATTGCGATTGGTATCTATTTAGCATGGACTAAATGCATTGCCTCAAATTGTGTACGCATAATTTATATCACTCATTCACGGTTAAGTTTCATGATGGAGGGCCACGCCTCATaaatgagaagaagaaaaaaagatttgaatgtGACAGCCCAGGCTGAGATGACGTAAGACCTTTCCTAGGAGGAGCCTGCTGACTTGGAAAATAGATCAAGATTAAGACTTGAAAATGAGATGACACATGTCCTTGAGATACAAATGAccagtcagaaaaaaataaaaaatgaggcTCCATCTTTGCACTCGTCTAGCGTTTTAAATAATTCACACATTCTGATGCATAATTCAGACATTTCTCCCTTGTACTTTCTGCTTTTGTCTactgcacccccccccagcTCCTTTATGTACCAGTTTTTTGTGAATTTCTATATTACATTTCCTCTGCATTAGGGGATGTAGCTCAGTGGAAGAGCACATGCTTCGCATgtatgaggtcttgggttcaatctCCAGCATCTCTATCTTTTGGTAGCTCAGTGTGAGCGTGTCGGCATCTGATGTCAAATTGGGTATACGGAAAGCAGCCACTGTCACATTGGTCGCTTGGTGACCTAGTGCAAGGTGTTAAATCCTTAATTGACGAAGGGAGAATCACAAAGGTTCAGTATTTGCATTTTAACATCATTCTGGCATGCCCATGGGATCATCTGGATATTGTGAACCTGAATGAGACCAGTGCGCCTCCTACATCGATCAGTGAGCACTTCAAAATGACACATACCCAATTTAAACTCACCTGTGTCACCCTCCACAAGTCGTCAGACTTGTACTAGAGCCTACATGTTACCCAACGCTGTATGCATTACTCCAGCAGTCTGGATGTGTTGGTTTTTGATGGTCTCTTTTTAGAACATACTGCGTGTAACTAAAGCATCATACTTTAATGTGTTTGCTTTAGCTCAAATGACAAGGCCACTGTGGACCCTTctcacacatacagtaaatatgatTTATTTGCTGGTATCTACAACCTCCAAAAAGCGACAGAAAAACCTCAGTAAGCTTTTCTCATGT
This DNA window, taken from Syngnathoides biaculeatus isolate LvHL_M chromosome 2, ASM1980259v1, whole genome shotgun sequence, encodes the following:
- the aar2 gene encoding protein AAR2 homolog — protein: MASNSRVDMDPDVARRLFEDGATLVLLGVPQGTEFGIDCNSWQVGPRFRGVKMIPPGLHFVNYCSVNPPSCGGEVGPKTGMFLSLQPRDILLANWDPKEEDLDFSASQNEEEVSRVRANLQDLDPYLGPYPYELMRKWVSLTDHLSEEVAKSLQPLSGRVRAYSDVVPEVDFRHTKDRAQQPRNDTACQTMKEGLDRLPKMKQREGTQLRFSVIPDKTYPPGATPAQITQCSLDFTYALESVLDKNHKQNPLNLLGELQFAFVCFLFGNVYEGFEHWKRLLSLLCRAEVAMRKHKELFLGLIAVLYHQLGEIPPDFFVDIVSQSNFLTSTLQDFFQFASGPGVDGALCKRAEKFKAHLTKKFSWDFDADLDDCAPVVVDLPEGFTVD